The Chryseobacterium sp. LJ668 genome segment TATTTATTCAGAATTCACCCGCGACTTTCTGGTAATCAATTCATGGGAGCTCACGCGATTGATCTTCCATTCATCTTTGGAAATGAATCTGCATGGAAAAATGCCGGTATTTTAAATAATATCCCATGGACATATGTTGATGAAAATGGCAGAAAATTGAGAAAGCTCTGGGCAGAGTTTGCCCAAAGCGGTAAAATTGCCAACGATTCTGAAAGACCGGAGATCCTGGAACTGCGAAAAATTTAGTTTTTTCTATTATAAAGTATAAGTTATTCAGGTAACCAAACACTCACATTCCCGGCCGGAACAGGAAAATTCCCCCAACCTTTTTCGTCGATTATTACTTTTTCTTCATACCTGCCCAACGAATCATAAAAGGTCTGCCCAATATATTTTTCACCCACTTCCATAGGTTTTTCGTAAGCGTCTTTATTGCTTAAAACAACAGCGCAGCCTTTGTGCTCATCATCACCTTCACGAATCCAGCCAAGACAATTGGCATCTTCAAAATAATCTCTCTGAATACCGTAAGCATTTTCTTTTCTTGCTTTTAGAAGCTCTTCGATACCGTCAACTTTATCCAAAAATATTTCCTGCTCGTTTCCTTCACGGTCATTGTCTTTGTAATGAGCTCCGTATAAATCGGGATAAAAAATACAAGGATAACCTTTTTCTCTCAACAGAATCAATGCGTAGGCTAAAGGTTTAAACCAAGTCTCAACAGGAGCTTCCAAATCCTGCAAAGGCTGCGTATCGTGATTGTCGACAAGGCTTACCGAATGTTCAGGATTTGCATCTGTAAGGGTCTCATCAAAAATCCTCCGCAGATCATAAGAATCCCCTTCTTTGGATGCAGTATGGAAATTATTTTGCAGCGAGCTGTCAAAAAGACTCATACAGCCTTCCGTGGTATCTATGTATTTCTGAAGTAAACTCAATTGTCCGGGAGCCCAGTATTCGCCGACCGCAAAGATGTTTTTACCCGAGTTGGATCGCAGCATCGTGAGCCATTCTTTATAAAAATCAAAAGAAATATGTTTTAAAGCGTCTAATCGCACACCGTCAAAATCGGTTTCTTTAAAATACCATTGTGCCCATTTGTTGAGTTCTTCACGCACATGAGGATTTCGGTGTTCCACATCATTGAACATGAGATAATCATAGTTTCCTTTTTCATCATCGATCATCTCTTCCCAATCATTACCATATTCAGACTGAATTTTATAAATGTGAGATTCTTTTCCTTCCGCATAATCTACTCCGCTGAAGCAGGTGAAATTCCATTCAAATTCTGAATATTTTTTTCCTCTACCCGGAAAAGTGAATTTTGTGTATGATTGAATGTCCGAAAATTCTGAAATTATTTTCTGACGGTTATCTTCGTCTACTTTTGCTGCCTTAAAGGTTTCAAGCTCGTCACCGCCGGCTTTATGACCCAAAACAATGTCTACGATCACCTGTATATTGTGTTTTTTTAGAGCCTTAATAGCACTGATATAATCTTTCTTGGTTCCATATTTTGTCGAAATGCTGTTTTTCTGGTCAAATTCGCCGAGGTCATAAAGGTCGTAGGCATCATATCCTACAGAAGAGCTTCCGTCTGTACCTTTATAAGCCGGCGGAAACCAAACTGATGTGATCCCTAATCCTGATAAGTATTTTGCTTCTTTTTCCGCATGTTTCCACAGTACACCTTCTCCGTCACTGTACCAGTGGAAAAACTGAATCATTGTCTGGTTCATAGTTTAATTGTATTTGGTAGTATCAATTTAATGAAAGTTATTGGTTAGTCTTCAAATTCCTCAAAACGAATTTTAAGCTGAACAGAAATCTGCTTCTTTTCTTCTGTGTTGAGATGTGATAACGACAGACCCAATAATCGTACCGCTTTATCGTAAGGACGCAGTTCCCAGAGTTTTTTTGAAATTTTAAAATATTGTTCGGGAGAGCTGAAATATTCTTCTTTTGTGATGCTTCTTGTAAAAAGTGAGAAATCTTTGTATTTTATTTTTAAGGTCAGAGATCTACCCATAATATTGTTTTTTGATAAGCGATGATGAAGTTCCTCACTTAAACTCTCAAGTTTTTCGTCAATCTGCTGCTCATCTGAAAGATCTTCAAAAAAAGTTCTCTCTACGGCAACACTTTTTTGAATTCTGTGAGGCTTCACTTCAGAATGATGAATGCCACGGACTACATCATAGTAATATCTTCCGGATTTACCGAAAAGTCTCGTTAAATCTTCCAGTGATCTTTTCTTTAAATCTTTGCCCTTATAAATCGCCAGACTAAACATTTTATTGGCGGTAACTTTGCCTACACCGTAAAATTTTTCTACAGGAAGTTCTTCCAGAAATTTTTCAATTTTCTCCGGGTGAATGGTTTTTTGTCCGTTGGGTTTATTGATGTCGGAAGCTACTTTAGCCAAAAATTTATTAACAGAAATTCCTGCAGAAGCCGTTAAGCCAGTTTTTTCGAAAATTTTCTGTCGGATTTCTTTAGCAATCTGATTCGCAGATTCTATTCCCATTTTATTATCGGTCACGTCAAGATAGGCTTCATCTAGAGATAAAGGTTCTACAAGATCTGTGTATTCGTAGAAAATCTCACGGATCATTCGCGAAATTTCTTTATATCTTGGAAATCTTGGAGGTACAAAAATCAAATGCGGACATTTCTCTTTTGCTGTTTTGCTGGGCATTGCAGAACGTACCCCATATTTTCTTGCTTCATAACTCGCTGCCGAAACTACACCACGATGTCCGCCGCCGACTGCAAGAGCTTTACCACGTAATTCAGGATTGTCGTGCTGCTCCACAGATGCATAAAATGCATCCATATCAACATGAATAATTTTGCGAACCGGAAAAGAAGAATCCATATTACAAAGATATGGATTCATTTATTTCTGTTAAAGTTTTAAATTTAGGTATAAGGCTTTTTCAGAGTAAACTCTACTTTAAAAGTTGATCAATTGCAGCCTGAATTTCCGGATCTTCAGGAGAAATGGCATAGTATTTTGCAATCTCAGATTTCTGATCAACGACCATATATCGTGGAATCCAGTTGAGGTCGATATAATTGTTGAAATCATTTTTCCAGCCGACAGAAAACCAGTAATTTTCTTTTTCCTTCATATTAAATCTTTCAAGGCTGCTGTCAAACTTTTCTTTAGATCTCTCCAAAGAAAAGAAAACAAAATCGATGTTGGGATTGTTTTTTTCTAATTCTTCAGCTTTTGGTAAAGCAATAAGACAATCTCTGCACCATCCGGCCCAAAAATCGATAACGAGAACTTTACCTTTATGCTGATTTAATATTTCCTGAACGGTGATTTTTTTACCGCTCTCATCTTCCAATTTTTGGTTTAAAGCTTCTTTTGAAAACTGAGTTTTTAAAACTTCAGGCGTTTTTTGAGAACATCCTAAAGTGAAAATACTCAACATCAAAATAGTCATGAGTTGCTTCATTTTATTTTTTTACAAATCTAAACATTGCAAAGTAATTGTAGGGTGAAATCGTCTGATTTAACAAAAATTTGAGATATTGAGATCGTTATTTTAAAATACAAAATCCGCAACAGCTGCTGCAGATTTTAATATTGGGTTTAAAACTTTTTATTAACGTAATTGAGAATCAATTGATTAAATTCTTCTTTTTTATCAATAATAACGTTGATTGGCCAGTAATACACATCGTCTCGCAGATAATCGAAAGTCTTCAGACGTACATAATCTTTTTCTGTAGTAAGAATCAGCTTGTACTCTCCCAATTTTTTGTATTCATCAACAATATTCTTGATATCTGCGTCAGTAAAATTATGATGATCTCTGAATTTGAGATGTTTTACTTTCTGAGAAAATTTTGCCAAATGATTCAGCAAAGGTTTTGGGTTGGCAATTCCGGTGATCAGAAGAATGTCGTAATAATTAAGGTTGTTATCCGGAAGTGTTTTTTCTTTTGAATACACATTTTCATCATATCCGATTGACGAGAAAAATACTTTCTGTTTATGTGACGGGTGTATTCTTGAAATATAATATTGCTTGGTTTCTTCTGTAAGCTCATCCGGACATTTGCTGACCATGATAATGTCTGCACGGCTTACTCCCGCTCTTGATTCGCGCAAATCCCCTGCAGGAAGAAGATGATCTTTAAAATAAGGATCATTAAAATCGGTCATTAAAATATTCAATCCGGCTTTGATCGCTCTGTGCTGCATCGCATCATCCAGAATCAAAACATCAAGATCCATATCTGCAATTACCTTTTTAGCTCCGGGAACACGGTCTTCTGAAACGGCAACGACAAAGCGGTTTTTGAATCTTTCAAAAAGCTGCATCGCTTCGTCACCCACAGTTTTGTAATTGCTGTCATAATTGGTAACATCGTAACCTTTTGTAAGTCTTCCGTAACCTCTGGAAAGCACTCCGGTTCTGTAATATTTTGACAAAGATTTAGCCAAGTACATTACCATAGGCGATTTCCCGCTTCCGCCCACAGAAAGATTACCGACATTGATTATCGGAGTTTTGAATGTCGTAGATTTTAAAATTCCCAGATCATACATTGTGTTTCGGATGCCCGTCACCATATGATAACCCAAAGAAAAAGGATAGAGATACCATCTTTTCATACGTTGGCAAAAATAAGAATTTTATAGAGCATTTTACCCAAAATATTTATGACTTATTAACATTTACTTTAAAAATTACATCTTTATTATTGTTAAATTAATTTATTTTTGCAATATTATTTTAAGAGCTGATAACTATTCATCTTTATTGGTATTATTAAAAGTCTACAATATAACATTTATCTTCATTGAGGTATTTTATAGAATTTTCGTACAACGGTACAAATTATTTTGGCTATCAGATTCAGCCTAAGGATATTTCTGTGCAGGAAGAATTGGAAAAAGCACTTTCTACCATTTTGCGTGAGCCTATTAAGACAGTAGGAGCAGGGCGAACTGATACGGGCGTTCATGCAAAAAAAATGTTTGCTCATTTTGAAACTGAACAGATTTTACCCGATCACCTAACGCATCAGCTCAACAGTTTTCTTCCTGCGGATATTTCCATTAAAAGAATTTTTAAGGTCAAAGATGATTTTCATGCACGTTTTGATGCGACCTTCAGAACGTACGAATATTATATTTCATTAGGAAAAAATCCGTTTACTCAAAATTCGGCATGGCAGCTTTGGCGAAGAAATATTGACGTCGATAAAATGAACGAAGCCTGCAAAATTCTTTTTGAGTACGAAGATTTTACAAGTTTTGCAAAGCTGCATACCGACAATAAGACCAATCTCTGCAAAATTTACAAAGCAGAATGGGAGCAGGCCGGAACTGAGCTTAAATTTACAATTTCTGCCAACCGTTTTCTCAGAAATATGGTTCGGGCAATCGTGGGAACCATCGTTGAGGTGGGTTCCGGAAAAATGCAGCCGCAAGATCTGCGAAAAGTAATAGAAAATAAAAACAGGAGCTCAGCAGGAACTTCTGCTCCGGCTCATGCGCTCTTTCTGGTTGATGTAGGCTACGACTTTTAAAAATCAATGATTAAATTGTCAATATCAATCGACTTGTAAAGGCTGTAAAATTTTAAAGTCTTATTTTTGCAAAGAATTTTTTCAAATTAATTCTTTACGTCACTTTCTATCATGAAAAAACAAGATACCTGGGCAATAGTAAAGAGGCTTTTCTTCATCGGTATGAAGTTTCGTTCCTGGTTTATTTTCACCCTGATTATTTCTATTATACTGTCCATAGTTTCTACTTACAGGCCGTATCTTACAATGCAGATTGTGGATAACGATATCACGAAACTGAAAGATAAAGCTCTGATGATGAAGCATATTTATGGTCTCGTCGGGTTGGTTTTTGCAGAAACGATTTTAAATTTCTTTCTGGTTTATTTTTCCAATTATATTTCTCAGAATGTTATCAGAGATATTCGTGAGCGTTTGTATAATAAATTGATTTATTTCAGAACGGCTTTTTTTGATAAAACGCCTATCGGACAATTGGTGACAAGAGCTGTTGGTGATGTTGAAACGATTGCAACCGTTTATACAGACGGTTTTCTGATGGTTTTCGGAGATGTTTTGAGAATTGTTTTTGTACTGTTCATGATGTTTCAGGTAGATGTGCATCTCAGCTATATTTCTCTCGCTATTTTACCTTTGATGGTGGTTATCACAAGATTTTTTCAAAAAAGACTTAAAAAAGCTTTTGGTGATGAAAGAACCTGGACGTCCAATCAGAACTCATTTGTTCAGGAAAGATTAGCCGGAATGCCAATTATTCAGGTTTTTAACAGGCAGCAGGCTGAGTTTAAAAAGTTTGATGATATCAATATCACCCTAAAAAGTGCTTTGCTAAGGACTGTCTTTATCTTCTCACTGTTTTTTCCTGTCGTTGAATTGATTTCTTCGCTTTTCATTGGTTTTGTGCTCTTTTATGGAGGTTATATTACAATCAGTGCAGGTGTTGTCATTGCTTTTATTCAGTTTATTTCGATGCTGATTCGTCCTTTGCGGCAGATTGCAGACCGTTTCAACAACATTCAGCGTGGTATTGTAGGGGCCGAAAGAGTTCTAGGCATTATGGATGAAGATTATGCCATGCCCAACGAAGGAAAAATTGAAAAAGAACATTTTGACGGAAAGATAGAATTTAAAAATGTACGTTTTGCCTATGATGACAAACAAGAAGTTTTAAAAGGAATTGATTTTAAAGTTAATCCAGGAGAAACTGTGGCAATTGTAGGGGCAACCGGAGCCGGAAAATCTACTATTATCAGCTTAATCACTAGATTGTACGACCTTAATTCGGGAGAAATCTTTATTGATGACGTAGAGCTGAAAGATTATGAATTGTACAATCTGCGAAGTCATATCGGCGTTGTTCTGCAGGATGTTTTCCTATTCCACGGAAGCATTTATGAAAATCTTTCATTCGGTGACGAAACGGTGACTTTGGAAAAAATAAAAGCTGGTGCAAAAGAAATTGAAGTTGATGATTTTATTGAAAGCCTCCCGGGGGGTTACGAATATGTAGTAAGCGAAAGAGGTTCTTCGATCTCGCTCGGGCAAAGACAATTGCTTTCTTTTCTAAGAGCGTATTTATCAGATCCTAAAATCTTAATTTTAGATGAGGCTACTTCTTCTATTGACCATGAAAGTGAAAAACTGATTCAAAGAGCTACCGAGAAAATTACAAAAAACAGAACGTCAATAATTATCGCACACAGACTTTCGACTATTGAAAAAGCCGATAAAATCATTGTGATGGACCAAGGTAAAATAGTGGAAGAAGGTAAGCATCTGGAGCTTCTTGATAAAAATGGTTACTATGCTACTTTGTATAAAGCACAGCTTAGAAAAGAGATTGAAGTAGGAGAAAAATCATAATCCGTAGGGCAAAAAACCGAGATCTTTTTTCCAGGCATTCCCAAACTTTTGGGTAAGCGTTTTAGCAACAAGCTTATTGTTTTCTTTAGCTTTTTCAGAAAGAAATTTACTGACCACGCAATTTTGATAATGTATATCAACACCATAATTTTTTTCAAATTTTTTGTGGGCTTTTGACATAATTCCAAACTGTACGAAGTAAGGAGTTTTTTCTCTATCTGTTACTTTTTGAGATTTTTCTTGAACTGTATTACACTTTTGTTTATGGTTTTGTGCAACAATTTGTACAGATGAAGTCAATAGAAAGACGATTATTACTAAAATTTTCATCAGTTTTGATTTTCTATTTGATGTCTTTATGATAATGAAGTTAAAATGTAGTACTGTAATTTGAGTGAGAATAAATATTTAAATTATTGAATCCTTTTATAAAACTACACATTAAAACCCATTTGTTAACATTAAGTTCATATTAAATTCATTTATGATTAATAACTATACAATTAGGTATAGTTTTTGTTATTAAGAATAAATATATAAAATTTCAAAAACCCTATGGTTAATTCAATAATATTTTCTAAATTTATTATAAAATTAATAATCTATTGAAATTAATAGGGGTTGGTTTGATAATTATTGATAATTTTTAACTTAAACTAAAATTTAGAGATGAATAATATACAAGATGAATTTCAGGTTCTCAAAGAAGAACTAAAAAAACTGAACATAGATGTACAAAAAGTAGTAAAAGTAGGAAATGGAAGTATGGATTTTCATGAAGTCTTTTACAGATCACCACGATATGATGATGTAAGAACAGTATATGTGCAACGCCACACGCTCGATCATCTTATCGAAAAATTTAAAGATGCGTATAAATAAAGAATACCGTTCACAATGTGAGCGGTATTTTATTAATGTAATGTGAATTTAAAATCTGTATCCGAGTGAAAAACCGCTACGGAATCCGGCCCACGGCCCGTCAACTTTAATTCTTGCACCATTGGCATTGGTTTCTACGGTATAATCTACAAAAGGAATATCTAAATTTTCAATTTCTTTCTTCAGTTCCGCCTGCATTTCAGGAGTGAGTAAGATATCGCTCGTTAGATTAAAATCACCTTTCCCGGTACCGTAATGTGCTCCTGCGATCCAGAAATCCAAAACCAAATTATGCTGCTTATTAAGAAAAAACTGCGCACCGACCATTAATCCCCCACTGTTTCCTTTTGCGTCTCCCATACCTTTAAGTGGAATAGGGATGGTAGTTCCAAATGCATTGTAATCATACGTGTAATCAAATGTATTGGTAGAAACTTTTGAAAATCGGTA includes the following:
- a CDS encoding FEKKY domain-containing protein produces the protein MKILVIIVFLLTSSVQIVAQNHKQKCNTVQEKSQKVTDREKTPYFVQFGIMSKAHKKFEKNYGVDIHYQNCVVSKFLSEKAKENNKLVAKTLTQKFGNAWKKDLGFLPYGL
- the truA gene encoding tRNA pseudouridine(38-40) synthase TruA, giving the protein MRYFIEFSYNGTNYFGYQIQPKDISVQEELEKALSTILREPIKTVGAGRTDTGVHAKKMFAHFETEQILPDHLTHQLNSFLPADISIKRIFKVKDDFHARFDATFRTYEYYISLGKNPFTQNSAWQLWRRNIDVDKMNEACKILFEYEDFTSFAKLHTDNKTNLCKIYKAEWEQAGTELKFTISANRFLRNMVRAIVGTIVEVGSGKMQPQDLRKVIENKNRSSAGTSAPAHALFLVDVGYDF
- a CDS encoding alpha-amylase, which produces MNQTMIQFFHWYSDGEGVLWKHAEKEAKYLSGLGITSVWFPPAYKGTDGSSSVGYDAYDLYDLGEFDQKNSISTKYGTKKDYISAIKALKKHNIQVIVDIVLGHKAGGDELETFKAAKVDEDNRQKIISEFSDIQSYTKFTFPGRGKKYSEFEWNFTCFSGVDYAEGKESHIYKIQSEYGNDWEEMIDDEKGNYDYLMFNDVEHRNPHVREELNKWAQWYFKETDFDGVRLDALKHISFDFYKEWLTMLRSNSGKNIFAVGEYWAPGQLSLLQKYIDTTEGCMSLFDSSLQNNFHTASKEGDSYDLRRIFDETLTDANPEHSVSLVDNHDTQPLQDLEAPVETWFKPLAYALILLREKGYPCIFYPDLYGAHYKDNDREGNEQEIFLDKVDGIEELLKARKENAYGIQRDYFEDANCLGWIREGDDEHKGCAVVLSNKDAYEKPMEVGEKYIGQTFYDSLGRYEEKVIIDEKGWGNFPVPAGNVSVWLPE
- the dinB gene encoding DNA polymerase IV, producing the protein MDSSFPVRKIIHVDMDAFYASVEQHDNPELRGKALAVGGGHRGVVSAASYEARKYGVRSAMPSKTAKEKCPHLIFVPPRFPRYKEISRMIREIFYEYTDLVEPLSLDEAYLDVTDNKMGIESANQIAKEIRQKIFEKTGLTASAGISVNKFLAKVASDINKPNGQKTIHPEKIEKFLEELPVEKFYGVGKVTANKMFSLAIYKGKDLKKRSLEDLTRLFGKSGRYYYDVVRGIHHSEVKPHRIQKSVAVERTFFEDLSDEQQIDEKLESLSEELHHRLSKNNIMGRSLTLKIKYKDFSLFTRSITKEEYFSSPEQYFKISKKLWELRPYDKAVRLLGLSLSHLNTEEKKQISVQLKIRFEEFED
- the lpxK gene encoding tetraacyldisaccharide 4'-kinase, producing MKRWYLYPFSLGYHMVTGIRNTMYDLGILKSTTFKTPIINVGNLSVGGSGKSPMVMYLAKSLSKYYRTGVLSRGYGRLTKGYDVTNYDSNYKTVGDEAMQLFERFKNRFVVAVSEDRVPGAKKVIADMDLDVLILDDAMQHRAIKAGLNILMTDFNDPYFKDHLLPAGDLRESRAGVSRADIIMVSKCPDELTEETKQYYISRIHPSHKQKVFFSSIGYDENVYSKEKTLPDNNLNYYDILLITGIANPKPLLNHLAKFSQKVKHLKFRDHHNFTDADIKNIVDEYKKLGEYKLILTTEKDYVRLKTFDYLRDDVYYWPINVIIDKKEEFNQLILNYVNKKF
- a CDS encoding TlpA family protein disulfide reductase; the protein is MKQLMTILMLSIFTLGCSQKTPEVLKTQFSKEALNQKLEDESGKKITVQEILNQHKGKVLVIDFWAGWCRDCLIALPKAEELEKNNPNIDFVFFSLERSKEKFDSSLERFNMKEKENYWFSVGWKNDFNNYIDLNWIPRYMVVDQKSEIAKYYAISPEDPEIQAAIDQLLK
- a CDS encoding DUF3575 domain-containing protein; the protein is MKKLLILVPCFLISGFSAQQIINPEINTVPEDKMNIIKTNITGYAFRNINLSYERSINRWFAINVGFGTVAEGKVPFMNAFLSDEDEKDFQNLKIKATNFTLEPRFYIGQGYGKGFYFAPYYRFSKVSTNTFDYTYDYNAFGTTIPIPLKGMGDAKGNSGGLMVGAQFFLNKQHNLVLDFWIAGAHYGTGKGDFNLTSDILLTPEMQAELKKEIENLDIPFVDYTVETNANGARIKVDGPWAGFRSGFSLGYRF
- a CDS encoding ABC transporter ATP-binding protein gives rise to the protein MKKQDTWAIVKRLFFIGMKFRSWFIFTLIISIILSIVSTYRPYLTMQIVDNDITKLKDKALMMKHIYGLVGLVFAETILNFFLVYFSNYISQNVIRDIRERLYNKLIYFRTAFFDKTPIGQLVTRAVGDVETIATVYTDGFLMVFGDVLRIVFVLFMMFQVDVHLSYISLAILPLMVVITRFFQKRLKKAFGDERTWTSNQNSFVQERLAGMPIIQVFNRQQAEFKKFDDINITLKSALLRTVFIFSLFFPVVELISSLFIGFVLFYGGYITISAGVVIAFIQFISMLIRPLRQIADRFNNIQRGIVGAERVLGIMDEDYAMPNEGKIEKEHFDGKIEFKNVRFAYDDKQEVLKGIDFKVNPGETVAIVGATGAGKSTIISLITRLYDLNSGEIFIDDVELKDYELYNLRSHIGVVLQDVFLFHGSIYENLSFGDETVTLEKIKAGAKEIEVDDFIESLPGGYEYVVSERGSSISLGQRQLLSFLRAYLSDPKILILDEATSSIDHESEKLIQRATEKITKNRTSIIIAHRLSTIEKADKIIVMDQGKIVEEGKHLELLDKNGYYATLYKAQLRKEIEVGEKS